A single Verrucomicrobiia bacterium DNA region contains:
- a CDS encoding sigma-54 dependent transcriptional regulator, translating into MRILILDDEASIRTTLAVMLKGLGHEVVSVAEAAAALHELERAQFDLCFLDLKLEGENGLDVLPQLLRNNANLDVVVFTAYASIDSAVEAMRRGAKDYIPKPFTPEQIRQLLRKISEARSLSGRIATLEAQLTGDAPPTLMESVEPAMEKAFSQAFRAADSAATVLLLGESGTGKSMLARAMHERSPFQDKPFVTINCPSLSAELLESELFGRVKGAYTGASSDTWGKVAQAEGGTLFLDEIGELPLAIQPKLLRLLQEKEYERVGEAKTRRANVRVIAATNRNLATAVAEKTFREDLFYRLNVIAIRMPPLRERRRDLKALAVGCLKFFGAQCGKRLTGFSTATWAALEAYHWPGNLRELRNVIEHAVIFANGGEIVPADLPDLFDPHSLGSPAEVSVGMKVSLEQIETEHIRRVLAQTKTMEEAAQLLGISRGTLYERKKKMGL; encoded by the coding sequence ATGCGTATTCTGATTCTCGATGATGAAGCGAGTATTCGCACCACTCTGGCCGTGATGCTGAAAGGGTTGGGACACGAGGTGGTGAGCGTGGCGGAGGCCGCGGCGGCACTGCACGAACTGGAGCGCGCGCAATTCGACCTGTGCTTTCTCGATCTGAAGCTCGAAGGTGAAAACGGTTTGGACGTGTTGCCGCAATTGCTCCGCAACAATGCGAATCTCGACGTGGTGGTGTTCACCGCCTACGCCTCGATTGACAGCGCGGTGGAAGCGATGCGGCGCGGCGCAAAAGATTACATCCCCAAACCGTTCACGCCGGAACAAATCCGGCAATTGCTGCGCAAGATCAGCGAGGCGCGGTCGTTGTCCGGTCGCATTGCCACCCTGGAAGCGCAACTGACTGGAGACGCGCCGCCGACGCTCATGGAATCGGTCGAGCCGGCCATGGAAAAAGCGTTCAGCCAGGCGTTTCGCGCGGCGGATTCAGCGGCTACGGTGCTGTTGCTGGGCGAGAGCGGCACGGGCAAAAGCATGCTGGCGCGCGCGATGCACGAGCGCAGCCCGTTCCAGGATAAACCGTTCGTGACCATCAATTGCCCCAGCCTCTCGGCCGAGTTGTTGGAGAGCGAATTGTTCGGTCGGGTGAAAGGCGCTTACACCGGCGCTTCGAGCGACACGTGGGGCAAGGTCGCCCAGGCCGAAGGCGGGACCTTGTTCCTGGATGAAATTGGCGAGCTGCCGTTGGCGATTCAACCCAAGCTGCTCCGGTTGTTGCAGGAGAAAGAATACGAGCGCGTGGGCGAAGCCAAAACGCGTCGCGCCAACGTGCGGGTGATCGCCGCCACCAATCGCAATCTCGCCACCGCCGTCGCGGAAAAGACGTTTCGCGAAGATTTGTTTTACCGGCTGAACGTGATCGCGATTCGGATGCCGCCGTTGCGGGAGCGGCGGCGCGACCTCAAAGCGCTGGCGGTGGGTTGTCTCAAATTTTTTGGCGCGCAATGCGGCAAGCGCCTCACCGGATTTTCGACGGCGACCTGGGCCGCACTCGAAGCCTATCATTGGCCGGGGAATTTGCGCGAATTGCGCAACGTCATCGAACACGCGGTCATCTTTGCCAACGGCGGCGAGATTGTGCCCGCGGATTTGCCGGATCTGTTCGATCCCCACAGTTTGGGAAGTCCGGCGGAAGTCAGCGTGGGCATGAAGGTGTCGCTGGAGCAGATTGAAACCGAACACATCCGCCGGGTGCTCGCGCAAACCAAGACCATGGAGGAAGCCGCGCAATTGCTCGGCATTTCGCGGGGCACCCTTTATGAGCGCAAAAAGAAAATGGGTCTCTAA